Part of the Gemmatimonadetes bacterium SCN 70-22 genome, CGACAGGTCCAGCGCCTCGGCCACCGTCTGCACCAGCAGCGTCTTGGCCAGCCCAGGCACCCCCACGATCACCACGTGCCCCCCGGCCAATATCGCGGCCACGAGGTTCTCCACGATCTCCTGCTGCCCGATGATCCGCCGCCCAATCTGCGCCAGCAGCGCCTTGCGCGACGCCGACAGCTTCTTGAGCAGCTCGAGGTCGCGCTGGTCGGTCAATGCCTGCGCCTGTGCCTGTTCGGTGGTCCCCACGCCAGGTCCTGTTGTGTGTGAAGGTGGGCCGGAAGGTAACCCGCGTGCGCACCGGCTACGAGAGCCGCGCCGCGAGCGGCCCCCGCCATGCAACAGGGGGCCGCTGGAAAACGCAAACGGCGAGCCTCGCGTTGGGCTCGCCGTCACTCGGAATTCGATTGGGTGCCTGCCACGCGCATGAGTCCTGCCCGGCACGTGGCACGTGGCACGCCGCAAGCGCGCCCGTGCGACTCCTATGGTAACGAGAACCTCACGCGCTGCTCCACCGGGTGGTTCTCCGACTTGAGCGACGCCACCGCGATGTACGTCCCGTGCGCGCGCTGGGGCGTCCACTCGGCGCTGTACGACACCGTCTCGTCGGTGTCCAGCACCTTGTTCTGCAGCGTCTGCGTGAAGAGCCGCCCCTGGCTCCACCGCCACACCTCGCGCCCCACCGTGTCCATCACCACGATGTCGTGGGTCAGCCCGCTGGGAAAGGTGAGCTCCAGCCGCTTGGAGGCGTTGTTGGTGACGTGCAGGGCGAAGGTGACGGCGCTCCCCAGCTGCACGTCGAACGAGCTGGCCACCGGGGGGCCTCCGGACACACGCTTGCGGGCTGCCGGCTCGGCCGAACGTGCGCGTGGCCCGCAGGCCGCGAGGGCGATGAGGGCCGGAACCAGGAGCGTGAGGACGCGCGGCTGCATGCGCCGAGATCCTTGAGTTGTGTGGCGGAGAGGAGATCACAAACCGGAGGCGCCGCCAACATATCGACACCGGTCTGGGCCGTCAAGAGTTCATATTCCTATAACTTGAAGATCCAGCGGCGTTTCCGTCACATCGCCTCAAGCGCCACTTCTCCACGTGACGGGGGGCACAGCTTCGCTTGCGAAAAATTTCACAAACTCCTAGATTCCCCGCCCGAATGAGTGGGGATCGGCACACCCCGGCCGGCGGTCACCTGGGCGATTCGCACGACGCCCGGCTCGCCCGCGCGGCCGGGCGTTACGCCGGCGTGGGGCTGCAGTTTGCCGCCTCCATCGTCGCCTTCCTCTACGCCGGCCAGTGGCTCGACCGGCGCTTCGGGACGGCGCCATGGGGGGTCCTGGCGGGGGTCTTCATCGGCGCCTCCGCCGCCTTCTACAGCATGTACCGCCGGCTCATGGCCGACCTGCGCCGCCAGGAACAGGAGCAGGCAACAGAGCGGGCACGAGAAAAAGCACAGGAAGGCACGCGCCAGTGAAGTCGTTCGGGATGTTCGCCATCGTTGGATCTTCGGTCATCGCGGTGGCGGGCGCTATCCTGGCGACGCTGTACGGCGGCGCCGCCGAGCGCCGCGCCATCGGCACCAGCGCGCTCATCGCCTTCGTCGTGCAGCTCATCGCCTTCGCCATCATCCGGCTCTCGGCGAAGGAAAACGTCGTCGCCGGCTGGGGGGTGGGGGCCATCCTCCGCTTCCTGGTGTTCGTCACCTACGCGCTGGTCATCGTCAAGGCCCTGGCCCTCCCGGCCGGCGCGGCGATGGTCAGCATGGCGCTGTTCCTGTTCGTCTCCACCCTGGTCGAACCCCTGTTCCTGAAGACATGAGAGCGTTCCGCCCGCTCCTGACCGCCTTCGCGCTGGCCGCCGCCTCGCTCGCCGCCACCGCCGCCCTCCCGTCCCACGCGCTCGCCGCGCAGGAAGCCCACGCGCCGGCCGCCGAGGCGGGGGGAAAGGTCGACATCATCACCCCCCACATCACGGACTCCTATCACATGGAGATCCCGTCCGTCTTTCCTCCGTTCTACAAGGAGGTCTGCATCGGGCGGAAGGTGGGCGAGCACGGGTGCGAGCCGCTGTGGGAGCCGGTGCACATCGCCGGGATGACGGTCAACCTCTCGCCCACCAAGCACGTGGTGATGATGATCGTCGCCGCCCTCCTGGTGACGCTGATCCTGGTGGGGACGGCGCGGGCCCACGCCCGCCACCACCACCAGGCGGGGCGCCCCAAGGGGTTCGCCGCCGGGCTCGAGGCCATGGTGCTGTACATGCGCAACGAGGTCATCCTGCCCAACGTGGGGCCCCACGGCAACGCCTTCGTCCCCTACCTCCTCACCATCTTCTTCTTCATCCTCACCGCCAACCTCCTCGGCCTGGTCCCCTACGGCTCCACGGCCACCGGGAACATCGCGGTGACGGCCACCCTGGCCATCATGACCTTCTTCGTGGTGGAAATCGCCGGGATGCGCGCCCAGGGGGTCCACTACCTCAACACCATCTTCTACTGGAACACGGAGCTCCCGCTCTACATGCGGATCCCCATGTTCCTCATCATGTCCCCGGTCGAGATGATCGGGAAGCTGACCAAGCCCTTCGCCCTGGCCATCCGTCTCTTCGCCAACATGACCGCGGGGCACATCGTCGTCCTCGCGCTCATCGGGCTCATCTTCACCTTCGCCGGCCCCGTCTCCACCGCGCCGTTCCTGATGGCGGTGGCGATCATGATGCTGGAGCTGTTCGTCGCCTTCCTGCAGGCCTTCATCTTCACCCTGCTCGCCGCGGTCTTCATCGGGCAGATCCGCGAGGCGCACCACTAGGGAGGCGGGAGTTGGGAGACGGGGGACGGGAGTCGGAGGTGCGGATGCGCGACTGCTCCGCTTCCCGACTCGTCCAATGTCCGGCTTTCGCAGGTTGCAGGTCCCCGCGTGGCGTCGCTCACCGGCGCGGGAATCGTAGCCGGTCACCGTGACCGGTGATCCCTGTTGGGCCCCGGGGCCCGGCGACAGGGGGCGATGGATGGGTCGTCATCGCGGAGCGCTGGCTTTCAACGTTAGGCACGAGATACTCCAATGATCGAGATGTTCCCGCTCCTCCAGGTGGCCGCCGAGGCCGCCAGCAACAACCAGGGTCTCTCCCTCATCGGCGCCGGGCTCGGCGCCGGCCTCGCCGTCATCGGCGCCGGCATCGGCATCGGCAACATCGGTGCGCATGCCGTCGAGGGGATGGCGCGCCAGCCCGAAGCGGCCGGCCGCATCCAGACCGCGGCGCTCATCCTGGCCGCCCTCATCGAAGGCGCCGCCCTCTTCGGCGTCGTCGTCGCGTTCCAGATCCAGGGCAAGTTCTAAGGCTCCAGTGCCGCGGGCGCCCCGGGGCGCCCGCGCGCACACCCCTCGCCATGCCACTCCCGGCGCCCCCTGGCGCCGCCAACCGCCCGCCATGCGCCCTTCCTTCCTCTCCGCCCTCCTCGTCCTGGCCACCCCGGCCACGGCGTTCGCCGCCGAAGAAGGGGGCAAGGTCAACCTCCTCTCGCCTAACGGCGGGTTGATGTTCTGGACCCTGCTCATCTTCGTCGTCCTTCTCATCGTCCTCTCCCGCTTCGCCTTCAAGCCGCTC contains:
- a CDS encoding ATP synthase F0 subunit A, which codes for MRAFRPLLTAFALAAASLAATAALPSHALAAQEAHAPAAEAGGKVDIITPHITDSYHMEIPSVFPPFYKEVCIGRKVGEHGCEPLWEPVHIAGMTVNLSPTKHVVMMIVAALLVTLILVGTARAHARHHHQAGRPKGFAAGLEAMVLYMRNEVILPNVGPHGNAFVPYLLTIFFFILTANLLGLVPYGSTATGNIAVTATLAIMTFFVVEIAGMRAQGVHYLNTIFYWNTELPLYMRIPMFLIMSPVEMIGKLTKPFALAIRLFANMTAGHIVVLALIGLIFTFAGPVSTAPFLMAVAIMMLELFVAFLQAFIFTLLAAVFIGQIREAHH
- a CDS encoding ATP synthase F0 subunit C encodes the protein MFPLLQVAAEAASNNQGLSLIGAGLGAGLAVIGAGIGIGNIGAHAVEGMARQPEAAGRIQTAALILAALIEGAALFGVVVAFQIQGKF